One stretch of Limnohabitans sp. DNA includes these proteins:
- a CDS encoding fumarylacetoacetate hydrolase family protein: protein MKLVRYGPPGKEKPGLIDAAGRLRDLSSVVKDISPDQLSDKALAKLAKVKTDKLPLVRGKKRFGTPIFDTSKFIAIGLNYADHAAESGMPMPSEPIVFTKAISCIQGANDDVMLPKGSKKTDWEVELGIVIGTRTRYVTQKDALNHVAGYCVVNDLSEREYQLERGATWDKGKGCDTFGPVGPWLVTRDEVPNPQALSMWLDVNGVRYQTGNTKTMIFGVAKLVSYVSQFMTLEPGDIITTGTPPGVGMGVKVDGKPAPVFLKRGDVMHLGIQGLGEQRQKVVAFKA, encoded by the coding sequence ATGAAACTCGTTCGCTATGGCCCGCCTGGCAAAGAAAAACCCGGCCTGATCGACGCTGCAGGCCGCTTGCGCGACCTGAGCAGCGTGGTCAAAGACATCTCGCCCGACCAACTCAGCGACAAGGCTTTGGCCAAGCTGGCCAAGGTCAAGACCGACAAGCTGCCATTGGTGCGCGGCAAAAAGCGTTTTGGCACGCCCATTTTTGACACCAGCAAATTCATCGCCATCGGCCTGAACTACGCCGACCACGCTGCCGAATCCGGCATGCCGATGCCGTCCGAACCCATCGTGTTCACCAAAGCCATCTCCTGCATCCAGGGTGCCAACGACGATGTCATGCTGCCCAAGGGCTCCAAAAAGACCGACTGGGAAGTCGAGCTGGGCATCGTCATCGGCACCCGCACCCGTTATGTCACGCAAAAAGACGCCCTCAACCATGTGGCGGGCTACTGCGTGGTCAACGACCTGAGCGAGCGCGAATACCAGCTTGAGCGCGGCGCCACCTGGGACAAAGGCAAAGGCTGCGACACCTTCGGCCCTGTGGGCCCCTGGCTGGTCACGCGCGACGAAGTGCCCAACCCGCAAGCCCTGAGCATGTGGCTGGACGTGAACGGCGTGCGCTACCAAACTGGCAACACCAAGACCATGATCTTTGGCGTGGCCAAGCTCGTCAGCTACGTCAGCCAGTTCATGACACTGGAACCTGGCGACATCATCACCACCGGCACACCGCCGGGCGTGGGCATGGGCGTCAAGGTGGACGGCAAGCCCGCACCGGTGTTCTTGAAGCGTGGCGACGTGATGCACCTGGGCATCCAGGGCCTGGGTGAACAACGCCAGAAAGTGGTGGCATTCAAGGCCTGA
- a CDS encoding TetR/AcrR family transcriptional regulator: MTDRQPPSNVESLPPHEPGRRVLIKGQQTKAAIIDAALGLASQIGLEGLSIGAVAEVTGMSKSGVFAHFGSREELQISVIRQYHDRFESEVFYAAMQKPRGAPRLQALFDNWMVQTSAEIDSGCIYISGAVEFDDRAGPVRDALASSVSTWQTALRRAVELAQDEGQLSRVSDAHQIAFEIHGLILALHFEARFLRNPSAADRARQGFQHILARYVGPGTLAATAPDDAPQPPKLVAVPKAQRKPSED; the protein is encoded by the coding sequence ATGACCGACCGCCAACCTCCCTCCAACGTCGAAAGCCTGCCGCCCCATGAGCCGGGTCGGCGCGTCCTCATCAAAGGTCAGCAAACCAAGGCGGCCATCATTGACGCTGCCTTGGGCTTGGCCTCGCAAATTGGCCTGGAAGGTCTGTCGATTGGCGCGGTGGCCGAAGTCACCGGCATGAGCAAATCGGGCGTATTTGCCCACTTCGGCTCGCGCGAAGAGTTGCAGATTTCTGTTATCCGTCAATACCACGACCGATTCGAGTCGGAGGTGTTTTACGCCGCCATGCAAAAACCGCGCGGTGCGCCTCGTCTGCAGGCCCTGTTTGACAACTGGATGGTGCAGACCTCCGCTGAGATCGACTCGGGCTGCATTTACATCAGTGGCGCGGTCGAATTTGACGACCGCGCTGGCCCGGTGCGCGACGCGCTGGCCTCCTCGGTGTCCACTTGGCAAACCGCTTTGCGCCGGGCTGTGGAGCTGGCCCAGGACGAGGGCCAACTCAGCCGCGTGTCCGATGCCCATCAAATCGCTTTTGAAATCCATGGCCTGATTTTGGCGCTGCATTTCGAGGCCCGCTTTTTGCGCAACCCCAGCGCTGCCGACCGTGCCCGCCAAGGTTTTCAGCACATCCTGGCCCGCTATGTAGGCCCTGGCACACTGGCCGCCACCGCGCCAGATGACGCCCCCCAACCGCCCAAGCTCGTGGCCGTGCCCAAGGCCCAACGCAAGCCGAGCGAAGACTGA
- a CDS encoding DUF2147 domain-containing protein: MIKTALTLTMTLSAGLLSLAAHAQMSPVGLWRSIDDATQQPQAEIRITQKAGGGLSGVVERSLATTPNAEPNCTLCSDDRKGQPKIGMEIIRGGQQSDGKAVWEGGKILDPENGKNYSLRLTPVDGGKKLEVRGFIGSPLLGRTQTWIRVQ, encoded by the coding sequence ATGATCAAAACCGCACTGACCCTGACCATGACCCTGAGCGCTGGCCTGCTGAGCCTGGCCGCCCACGCCCAAATGAGCCCGGTGGGCCTGTGGCGCAGCATCGACGATGCCACGCAGCAGCCCCAAGCCGAAATCCGCATCACCCAAAAAGCCGGTGGCGGCTTGTCGGGCGTGGTCGAGCGCTCTTTGGCCACCACCCCCAACGCTGAACCCAACTGCACCTTGTGCTCTGACGACCGCAAGGGCCAGCCCAAAATCGGCATGGAAATCATCCGGGGCGGTCAACAAAGTGACGGCAAAGCGGTATGGGAAGGGGGCAAAATCTTGGATCCCGAGAACGGCAAGAACTACAGCCTGCGTTTGACACCGGTCGACGGCGGCAAAAAACTCGAAGTCCGTGGTTTCATCGGTTCGCCCCTGTTGGGTCGCACCCAAACCTGGATTCGGGTTCAGTAA
- a CDS encoding enoyl-CoA hydratase, which translates to MSDILTHIDAGVMTITFNRLDKKNSITSSMYAAMAYAVAQAGADPSVRVVVFQGHESIFSAGNDIGDFLNQPPTTQESPVFRFLRGIATFEKPLLAAVAGPAVGIGTTMLFHCDLVYAGDNAAFSMPFVNLGLCPEAASSLLAPRMFGYHRAAEALLMGEPFFAEAAQEVGLVNRVVPPTEVNGYAQAQARKLAAKPLTSLIATKRLMKGDTQAVLQKMDEEGQDFGRMLREPAAKEAFGAFMEKRKPDFSKV; encoded by the coding sequence ATGTCTGACATCCTGACCCACATCGACGCGGGGGTGATGACCATCACCTTCAACCGCTTGGACAAAAAGAACTCCATCACTTCGTCCATGTACGCGGCCATGGCCTATGCGGTGGCGCAGGCCGGGGCTGACCCCAGCGTGCGCGTCGTGGTGTTTCAGGGGCACGAAAGCATCTTCAGCGCGGGCAATGACATTGGTGACTTCTTGAACCAGCCGCCCACCACGCAAGAGTCACCCGTGTTCCGCTTTTTGCGCGGCATCGCCACCTTTGAAAAGCCCCTGCTCGCCGCCGTGGCGGGGCCTGCGGTGGGCATCGGCACCACCATGCTGTTCCATTGCGATCTGGTCTATGCCGGTGACAACGCCGCGTTTTCCATGCCTTTTGTCAACCTCGGCCTGTGCCCCGAGGCGGCGTCCAGTCTGCTGGCCCCGCGCATGTTCGGCTACCACCGCGCCGCCGAAGCCCTGCTCATGGGCGAGCCTTTTTTTGCCGAAGCCGCGCAAGAAGTCGGCCTGGTCAACCGCGTCGTGCCTCCCACCGAAGTCAATGGCTACGCCCAAGCGCAGGCCCGCAAGCTGGCCGCCAAACCTTTGACTTCACTGATCGCCACCAAGCGCCTGATGAAAGGCGACACCCAAGCCGTGCTGCAAAAGATGGACGAAGAAGGCCAAGACTTTGGCCGCATGCTGCGCGAGCCCGCCGCCAAAGAAGCCTTTGGCGCCTTCATGGAAAAACGCAAGCCCGACTTTTCAAAAGTCTG
- a CDS encoding acyl-CoA dehydrogenase C-terminal domain-containing protein has translation MPVYNPPLRDMQFVLHELLNVSAELKALPKHADTDADTINAVLEEGGKFAAEVVFPINISGDTQGCQLNRDTHEVKAPDGFKEAYAQYVAGGWPSLSCDPAFGGQGLPFVVNQCFYEMLNSSNQAWTMYPGLSHGAYECLHAHGTPEQKALYLPKLTSGEWTGTMCLTEPHCGTDLGMLRTKAEPQADGTYKLSGQKIFISAGEHNLAPNIVHLVLARLPDAPPGSKGISLFIVPKFNVAADGSMGKRNGIYCGGLEHKMGIHGNATCQMVLDGAVGTLVGQPNKGLAAMFVMMNAARLGVGNQSLGLTEVAYQNALAYAKDRVQMRSLTGVKAPGKPADPIIVHPDVRRMLMTAKAYAEGGRALACYCALLLDKELNHPDEAVRAEAAEVVALLTPIVKAFTTDNAWEATSACQQVFGGHGYIKEWGMEQYVRDARINMIYEGTNTIQSLDLLGRKVLGNQGATLKKFGKLVEQLVKAEMANEAMGEFIKPLADLGQKLTQLTGEVGMKAMSNADEVGAAAVDYLRVVGHLVLGYFWARSAQIALAKLAEAEEEAQRPDPFYQAKLQTARFYFTRLMPETSSLMRRIRAGSDVLMATDAALA, from the coding sequence ATGCCCGTCTACAACCCCCCACTTCGCGACATGCAGTTTGTCTTGCACGAGTTGCTCAACGTGAGCGCCGAGCTCAAGGCCCTGCCCAAGCACGCCGACACCGACGCCGACACCATCAATGCGGTGCTCGAAGAAGGTGGCAAATTTGCCGCCGAGGTGGTGTTCCCCATCAACATCTCGGGCGACACCCAAGGCTGCCAACTCAACCGCGACACACACGAAGTCAAAGCGCCCGATGGCTTCAAAGAAGCCTATGCGCAGTACGTGGCAGGCGGCTGGCCATCGCTGAGCTGCGACCCCGCGTTTGGCGGTCAGGGCTTGCCCTTTGTGGTCAACCAGTGTTTTTACGAAATGCTCAATTCGTCCAACCAGGCTTGGACCATGTACCCGGGCTTGAGCCACGGTGCTTACGAGTGCCTGCACGCGCATGGCACGCCCGAGCAAAAAGCCCTGTACCTGCCCAAGCTCACCAGCGGCGAGTGGACCGGCACCATGTGCCTGACCGAGCCGCATTGCGGCACCGATCTGGGCATGCTGCGCACCAAGGCCGAGCCTCAGGCCGACGGCACTTACAAGCTCAGCGGCCAAAAGATTTTCATCAGCGCAGGCGAACACAATCTGGCCCCCAACATCGTTCACCTGGTGCTGGCCCGCTTGCCCGATGCTCCTCCTGGCAGCAAAGGCATCAGCCTCTTCATCGTGCCCAAGTTCAATGTGGCCGCTGATGGCAGCATGGGTAAGCGCAATGGCATCTACTGCGGCGGTCTGGAGCACAAGATGGGCATCCACGGTAACGCCACTTGCCAGATGGTGTTGGACGGCGCGGTGGGCACCCTGGTGGGTCAGCCCAACAAAGGCTTGGCAGCGATGTTCGTCATGATGAACGCAGCCCGTTTGGGCGTGGGCAACCAGTCGCTGGGCCTGACCGAAGTGGCTTACCAAAATGCCTTGGCCTACGCCAAAGACCGCGTGCAAATGCGCTCGCTGACTGGCGTCAAAGCGCCCGGCAAACCGGCTGATCCGATCATCGTGCACCCCGATGTGCGCCGCATGCTCATGACCGCCAAGGCCTATGCCGAAGGCGGCCGCGCATTGGCTTGCTACTGCGCCTTGCTGCTTGATAAAGAACTGAACCACCCCGACGAAGCTGTGCGTGCCGAGGCCGCCGAGGTCGTGGCCCTGCTCACGCCCATCGTCAAGGCCTTCACCACCGACAACGCGTGGGAGGCGACATCGGCCTGCCAGCAGGTGTTTGGCGGCCACGGCTACATCAAAGAGTGGGGCATGGAGCAGTACGTGCGCGATGCCCGCATCAACATGATTTACGAAGGCACCAACACCATCCAGTCACTCGACTTGTTGGGCCGCAAAGTGCTGGGCAACCAAGGCGCCACGCTCAAGAAGTTCGGCAAATTGGTGGAGCAATTGGTCAAGGCCGAAATGGCCAACGAAGCCATGGGCGAGTTCATCAAGCCGCTGGCCGATTTGGGCCAAAAGCTCACGCAGCTCACGGGTGAAGTTGGCATGAAAGCCATGAGCAACGCCGACGAAGTGGGCGCTGCGGCTGTCGACTATTTGCGCGTGGTGGGCCATTTGGTGCTCGGTTACTTCTGGGCCCGTTCGGCACAAATTGCATTGGCCAAATTGGCCGAAGCCGAAGAAGAAGCTCAGCGCCCTGATCCGTTCTATCAGGCCAAATTGCAAACGGCGCGTTTTTACTTCACCCGCTTGATGCCCGAGACCTCCAGCCTGATGCGACGCATCCGCGCGGGCAGCGATGTGCTCATGGCCACCGACGCCGCCTTGGCATAA